In Eublepharis macularius isolate TG4126 chromosome 4, MPM_Emac_v1.0, whole genome shotgun sequence, the following are encoded in one genomic region:
- the TCTA gene encoding T-cell leukemia translocation-altered gene protein, with translation MAAAAEEWEAPSRALRALAWLGQEFMSDWEAQDLRAALFQLLLLWLLVSLLGIQVAWRVYGNTVTGLYYRQGPGGQNGGTPDGSSHFSSWESSSNEAMKTHRE, from the exons ATGGCGGCTGCGGCTGAGGAGTGGGAGGCTCCGTCGCGGGCGCTGCGGGCGCTGGCCTGGCTTGGGCAAGAGTTCATGTCGGACTGGGAGGCCCAGGACTTGCGGGCCGCCCTCTTCCAGCTGCTCCTGctctggctgttggtgagcttGCTGGGCATCCAGGTGGCCTGGCGAGTTTACGGGAACACGGTCACCGGCCTCTACTACCGGCAAG GTCCTGGAGGACAGAATGGAGGAACCCCAGATGGATCCTCCCACTTCTCAAGTTG GGAGAGCTCAAGCAATGAAGCGATGAAAACCCATCGAGAATGA
- the AMT gene encoding aminomethyltransferase, mitochondrial isoform X3, producing MVAFAGWSLPVQYTHSHLESHLHTRQHCSLFDVSHMLQTKVFGRDRVKFLESLVVGDIAELKPNQGTLSLFTNEKGGIIDDLIATSTSEQHLYVVSNAGCRDKDLALMQDKAKEMRATGCDVDLEVSDNALLALQGPAMARVLQAGVSDSLAKLPFMSSAVMGVFGVQGCRVTRCGYTGEDGVEISVPASRAVELAELLLKDQTVWLAGLAARDSLRLEAGLCLYGNDIDESTTPVEASLIWTLGKRRRITMDFPGAHIILSQIKEKPKRKRVGMVSTGPPIRQHMSILGPEGKIIGEVTSGCPSPCLQKNIAMGYVESEHSKLSTSITVEVRKKSCPAVVTKMPFVPTHYYILK from the exons ATGGTGGCCTTTGCAGGCTGGAGCCTACCTGTGCAGTACACACACAGCCACTTGGAGTCACACCTTCACACACGTCAGCACTGCTCACTCTTTGATGTGTCTCACATGCTGCAG ACTAAAGTGTTTGGAAGAGACCGGGTGAAGTTCCTAGAAAGCCTGGTAGTTGGAGACATTGCAGAGCTGAAGCCCAATCAG GGCACTCTGTCTCTATTCACGAATGAAAAAGGAGGCATCATAGATGACTTGATTGCAACCAGCACCTCAGAGCAGCACCTTTATGTGGTCTCCAATGCAGGCTGCAGGGACAAAGATTTAGCCCTCATGCAG GACAAGGCAAAAGAAATGAGAGCCACTGGTTGTGATGTGGATTTGGAGGTTTCAGACAATGCTTTGCTTGCTCTTCAAG GTCCTGCCATGGCCCGTGTGCTGCAGGCTGGGGTATCAGACAGTCTGGCTAAGCTGCCCTTTATGAGCAGTGCGGTGATGGGTGTATTTGGAGTGCAAGGCTGCAGGGTCACACGCTGTGGCTACACAGGCGAAGATGGCGTAGAG ATCTCTGTCCCTGCAAGTCGAGCTGTGGAGCTAGCAGAGCTGCTGCTTAAGGATCAaactgtgtggctggcaggactTGCTGCTCGGGATAGCCTGCGCTTGGAGGCAGGGCTCTGTCTCTATGGGAATGATATTGATGAGAGCACAACTCCTGTGGAGGCCAGTCTGATATGGACTCTTG GTAAACGCCGACGTATTACTATGGATTTTCCTGGTGCTCATATCATTTTGTCCCAAATCAAAGAAAAGCCCAAGAGGAAACGTGTAGGAATGGTTTCCACAGGGCCTCCTATCCGTCAACACATGTCAATCCTTGGTCCAGAAGGCAAAATCATTG GTGAGGTTACCAGTGGCTGTCCCTCACCCTGCCTGCAGAAGAACATTGCCATGGGCTACGTGGAGAGTGAACACAGCAAACTGAGTACATCCATCACAGTAGAAGTGAGGAAGAAAAGCTGCCCAGCTGTAGTGACCAAGATGCCCTTTGTACCCACCCATTACTACATACTGAAATGA
- the AMT gene encoding aminomethyltransferase, mitochondrial isoform X2, with translation MLRVGAAVRLASPRLGFAESADSLTKTPLYDFHQHYGGKMVAFAGWSLPVQYTHSHLESHLHTRQHCSLFDVSHMLQTKVFGRDRVKFLESLVVGDIAELKPNQGTLSLFTNEKGGIIDDLIATSTSEQHLYVVSNAGCRDKDLALMQDKAKEMRATGCDVDLEVSDNALLALQGPAMARVLQAGVSDSLAKLPFMSSAVMGVFGVQGCRVTRCGYTGEDGVEISVPASRAVELAELLLKDQTVWLAGLAARDSLRLEAGLCLYGNDIDESTTPVEASLIWTLGKRRRITMDFPGAHIILSQIKEKPKRKRVGMVSTGPPIRQHMSILGPEGKIIGEVTSGCPSPCLQKNIAMGYVESEHSKLSTSITVEVRKKSCPAVVTKMPFVPTHYYILK, from the exons ATGCTGCGGGTCGGGGCTGCGGTGCGGCTTGCGTCTCCGCGTCTGGGTTTCGCCGAGTCGGCG GACAGCCTGACGAAAACACCCCTCTATGATTTTCACCAGCACTATGGTGGGAAGATGGTGGCCTTTGCAGGCTGGAGCCTACCTGTGCAGTACACACACAGCCACTTGGAGTCACACCTTCACACACGTCAGCACTGCTCACTCTTTGATGTGTCTCACATGCTGCAG ACTAAAGTGTTTGGAAGAGACCGGGTGAAGTTCCTAGAAAGCCTGGTAGTTGGAGACATTGCAGAGCTGAAGCCCAATCAG GGCACTCTGTCTCTATTCACGAATGAAAAAGGAGGCATCATAGATGACTTGATTGCAACCAGCACCTCAGAGCAGCACCTTTATGTGGTCTCCAATGCAGGCTGCAGGGACAAAGATTTAGCCCTCATGCAG GACAAGGCAAAAGAAATGAGAGCCACTGGTTGTGATGTGGATTTGGAGGTTTCAGACAATGCTTTGCTTGCTCTTCAAG GTCCTGCCATGGCCCGTGTGCTGCAGGCTGGGGTATCAGACAGTCTGGCTAAGCTGCCCTTTATGAGCAGTGCGGTGATGGGTGTATTTGGAGTGCAAGGCTGCAGGGTCACACGCTGTGGCTACACAGGCGAAGATGGCGTAGAG ATCTCTGTCCCTGCAAGTCGAGCTGTGGAGCTAGCAGAGCTGCTGCTTAAGGATCAaactgtgtggctggcaggactTGCTGCTCGGGATAGCCTGCGCTTGGAGGCAGGGCTCTGTCTCTATGGGAATGATATTGATGAGAGCACAACTCCTGTGGAGGCCAGTCTGATATGGACTCTTG GTAAACGCCGACGTATTACTATGGATTTTCCTGGTGCTCATATCATTTTGTCCCAAATCAAAGAAAAGCCCAAGAGGAAACGTGTAGGAATGGTTTCCACAGGGCCTCCTATCCGTCAACACATGTCAATCCTTGGTCCAGAAGGCAAAATCATTG GTGAGGTTACCAGTGGCTGTCCCTCACCCTGCCTGCAGAAGAACATTGCCATGGGCTACGTGGAGAGTGAACACAGCAAACTGAGTACATCCATCACAGTAGAAGTGAGGAAGAAAAGCTGCCCAGCTGTAGTGACCAAGATGCCCTTTGTACCCACCCATTACTACATACTGAAATGA
- the AMT gene encoding aminomethyltransferase, mitochondrial isoform X1, with translation MLRVGAAVRLASPRLGFAESAVCGKRGYAAGQDSLTKTPLYDFHQHYGGKMVAFAGWSLPVQYTHSHLESHLHTRQHCSLFDVSHMLQTKVFGRDRVKFLESLVVGDIAELKPNQGTLSLFTNEKGGIIDDLIATSTSEQHLYVVSNAGCRDKDLALMQDKAKEMRATGCDVDLEVSDNALLALQGPAMARVLQAGVSDSLAKLPFMSSAVMGVFGVQGCRVTRCGYTGEDGVEISVPASRAVELAELLLKDQTVWLAGLAARDSLRLEAGLCLYGNDIDESTTPVEASLIWTLGKRRRITMDFPGAHIILSQIKEKPKRKRVGMVSTGPPIRQHMSILGPEGKIIGEVTSGCPSPCLQKNIAMGYVESEHSKLSTSITVEVRKKSCPAVVTKMPFVPTHYYILK, from the exons ATGCTGCGGGTCGGGGCTGCGGTGCGGCTTGCGTCTCCGCGTCTGGGTTTCGCCGAGTCGGCGGTATGTGGGAAGCGGGGCTACGCTGCTGGGCAG GACAGCCTGACGAAAACACCCCTCTATGATTTTCACCAGCACTATGGTGGGAAGATGGTGGCCTTTGCAGGCTGGAGCCTACCTGTGCAGTACACACACAGCCACTTGGAGTCACACCTTCACACACGTCAGCACTGCTCACTCTTTGATGTGTCTCACATGCTGCAG ACTAAAGTGTTTGGAAGAGACCGGGTGAAGTTCCTAGAAAGCCTGGTAGTTGGAGACATTGCAGAGCTGAAGCCCAATCAG GGCACTCTGTCTCTATTCACGAATGAAAAAGGAGGCATCATAGATGACTTGATTGCAACCAGCACCTCAGAGCAGCACCTTTATGTGGTCTCCAATGCAGGCTGCAGGGACAAAGATTTAGCCCTCATGCAG GACAAGGCAAAAGAAATGAGAGCCACTGGTTGTGATGTGGATTTGGAGGTTTCAGACAATGCTTTGCTTGCTCTTCAAG GTCCTGCCATGGCCCGTGTGCTGCAGGCTGGGGTATCAGACAGTCTGGCTAAGCTGCCCTTTATGAGCAGTGCGGTGATGGGTGTATTTGGAGTGCAAGGCTGCAGGGTCACACGCTGTGGCTACACAGGCGAAGATGGCGTAGAG ATCTCTGTCCCTGCAAGTCGAGCTGTGGAGCTAGCAGAGCTGCTGCTTAAGGATCAaactgtgtggctggcaggactTGCTGCTCGGGATAGCCTGCGCTTGGAGGCAGGGCTCTGTCTCTATGGGAATGATATTGATGAGAGCACAACTCCTGTGGAGGCCAGTCTGATATGGACTCTTG GTAAACGCCGACGTATTACTATGGATTTTCCTGGTGCTCATATCATTTTGTCCCAAATCAAAGAAAAGCCCAAGAGGAAACGTGTAGGAATGGTTTCCACAGGGCCTCCTATCCGTCAACACATGTCAATCCTTGGTCCAGAAGGCAAAATCATTG GTGAGGTTACCAGTGGCTGTCCCTCACCCTGCCTGCAGAAGAACATTGCCATGGGCTACGTGGAGAGTGAACACAGCAAACTGAGTACATCCATCACAGTAGAAGTGAGGAAGAAAAGCTGCCCAGCTGTAGTGACCAAGATGCCCTTTGTACCCACCCATTACTACATACTGAAATGA
- the NICN1 gene encoding nicolin-1 → MGTMAHEPAPCTIKSPVVLQVGDVRTELGRPGVAVIDVMLPHSQTIDLQEIAFKNYYTAFLSLRVLRQSTTDSGDENPSKWITCLRNYCLMPNPHTEEGSQDYFSVSRHQMLCDMDRVAAIRLILRQPSPVWLHFSIEELQLFPGGQKSPQKGFPAWLSCPSQEQPASLHDGLPDAHKASSEVQQMWVLTEMLQADQPAARIGRFDVDGCYDLNLLSYT, encoded by the exons ATGGGGACCATGGCTCATGAGCCTGCACCATGCACCATCAAGAGCCCAGTCGTGCTGCAAGTGGGTGATGTGAGAACTGAGCTAGGCCGGCCAGGTGTTGCAGTGATTGATGTTATGCTTCCGCACTCTCAGACTATTGAT CTGCAGGAAATTGCATTCAAGAACTATTACACAGCTTTTTTGAGTCTACGAGTACTGCGCCAAAGTACTACAGATAGTGGAGATGAAAATCCTTCAAAGTGGATTACCTGCCTGAGAAACTATTGCTTGATGCCTAACCCTCACACAGAGGAAGGCTCACAGGATTACTTCTCTGTTTCTAGGCATCAG ATGCTTTGTGATATGGACCGGGTAGCTGCCATACGTCTGATCCTACGTCAGCCTTCTCCAGTGTGGCTGCATTTCAGCATTGAGGAGTTACAGCTCTTTCCTGGGGGTCAAAAG AGCCCACAGAAAGGCTTTCCGGCCTGGCTTTCTTGCCCATctcaggagcagccagccagcctgcatGAT GGACTCCCTGATGCCCACAAAGCATCTTCTGAAGTACAGCAAATGTGGGTTCTAACAGAAATGCTCCAAGCAGACCAGCCAGCAGCACGGATCGGACGTTTTGAT GTGGATGGCTGCTATGATCTTAACCTACTTTCTTACACATGA